From Aestuariirhabdus haliotis:
TTTTTGTCATTGACCGATACATTGTCGGTGACGGTCAGTCGTGTTGATTGCATCAGTGCATAACCGGTACGGGTGCGTTCGGTACGATTGCCCACCACCCGATTATCGTTGGAATACATATAATGCACACCAAACCTTAAATCGTGCAGATAGTTATCTTCCAGGCGATTATTGTTGCTGGTCAGAATGTAGAGCCCGTCCCGGGTATGCCAAACCTCATTGCCTCGAATTTCAGCATCGGTAGTAGTGGACAGATGAATACCATTGCCACGATCGGCAGAACGCAGCTCAGAATTGCCTTCCACGCGATTGCCAAGTACTCGACTGGATACCGTATTATCCAGCCAAATGCCAAAGGCATCACCCTTGAGATAATTATTGCTGATCAGCGTATTGGAAGCTTTATCAACAAAAATACCCGCATTGGTGGCCGTCAGATCACGCCCCCAATTGCGAATATAAAGATTAGTAATAGTCACATTATCGGCGCGCACTCGTAGAGCATCCAGCTGCCCTCCACCATCAATAATGGCGCCTTTTTTGCCGATCAGGGTTATTTCCCGATCAATAGTAAAATTCCCTTGATAGACACCCGTTTCCAGTTGGAGTTGGTCTCCATTCTGAGCGTTATCAAGCACCGTCTGAAGTGACTGATCAGATGTAACTATCAGGGTTGCTGCCAGAGATTGAGGACTGAGCGTGAGCATCAGACCAACCAATAATGCAGCAGAATAAAAATGTGTCAGATTCATTCGATTCATAGCGTGCATACCCTTAGCGAGAACACTGAAATGTCCTGCCATTAAGGCCGGAAGCCTTATTATAAACGCGGTAGCTTACGGGTGGCACCAGGCTTACAAACCCGGTGCCACTCCAGTTTCCCTGCGCAGGTGGGTTAGGCCTTTTCTACCAGCATTCGGCCACGCATCTCCATATGGAGCGCATGACAGAACCAGTGGCAGTAGTACCAGAACACGCCGGGTTTATCCGCCATAAAGGTAACGGATGAGGTTTGCTGTGGTGAAATTTCCATACTCACGCCATGGTCACTGACACAGAAACCGTGGCCAACATCCTCCACCTTATCAAGGTTGGTGACCACTACGGTTACCTCATCACCCTGCTTGACTCTGAACTCATTCATGCCGTAAGCCGGAGCCATTGAGGTCATATAGACGCGGACCTTGTTGCCCTCGCGAATCACCTTGCTGTCTTTCTCCAGGGTAATGCCGTCTTTCTTGGCCATCGCTACGGTTTCAGCGAAGATCGGATCATCGCGACTCCAAAGCTTGGCTGGCTTAACCTTACTACGGTGGACAATGATGCAGTCATGGGGCTCCGCAAAGGCGGGACCATCGTGTACCAACTTCATCTCCTCGCCAGAGATATCGATCAGCTGATCGTTTTCCGGACGCAATGGACCCACCGGCAAGAAACGGTCTTTGGAGAACTTGCACAGGGATACCAACCACTTACCATCAGCGTCTTTGGTCTCACCCATGGTAGTGTGGTTGTGACCTGGCTGGTAGTGAACATCCAGCTTCTGACGGATGTAATTGACCTTGTCATCGGTGTAGGCCTTGATGGCGTCTTCGATGTTCCATTTCACAATCTGACTATCGATAAACACGGTGGTGTAGGCATTGCCACGCTTATCAAAGGCCGTATGCAAAGGTCCTAATCCAAGCTCAGGTTCACCCACGATAGTATCGCGCGGCTCAATCTTGTCCTCGAACAGATCGTCCAGCTTGTCGATAGCGATCAAGGAGACGGTGGGAGACAACTTACCATTGGCCACAAAATACTTGCCATCGGGCGAAGTATTGATACCGTGAGGGCTCTTGGGTACCGGAATATAACGGGTTAAATCCGATCCCTTACGGCCATCCAGCACCGGCACCTTGGAATCACCAATGGTCTGGAACTTGCCGGCTTTCACAGCCGCTTCGATCCGAGGCAAATTAAATACGACGGTCCAGTCACGCTCGGAAGCGATCATCTCGGGCAGAGTCATGCCTTTCTCGGAGTTATAGC
This genomic window contains:
- the nosZ gene encoding TAT-dependent nitrous-oxide reductase is translated as MDKDKTKSSIGIDTEDKSVSEHVRMSRRLFLGGSAALAGAAAAGIGASLTPAAALAAGDAKGSVGPGELDEYYGFWSGGQSGEVRILGIPSMRELMRIPVFNHDSATGWGMTNESKRIMGDSHKYMNGDSHHPHMSMTDGSYDGKYVFINDKANTRVARIRCDVMKVDKMLTVPNVQAIHGMRVQKVPYTKYFFCNGEYEIPLPNDGRDLDNPQNYFSMFNIIDAEKMEVFAQVIVDGNLDNTDADYQGKYFASTCYNSEKGMTLPEMIASERDWTVVFNLPRIEAAVKAGKFQTIGDSKVPVLDGRKGSDLTRYIPVPKSPHGINTSPDGKYFVANGKLSPTVSLIAIDKLDDLFEDKIEPRDTIVGEPELGLGPLHTAFDKRGNAYTTVFIDSQIVKWNIEDAIKAYTDDKVNYIRQKLDVHYQPGHNHTTMGETKDADGKWLVSLCKFSKDRFLPVGPLRPENDQLIDISGEEMKLVHDGPAFAEPHDCIIVHRSKVKPAKLWSRDDPIFAETVAMAKKDGITLEKDSKVIREGNKVRVYMTSMAPAYGMNEFRVKQGDEVTVVVTNLDKVEDVGHGFCVSDHGVSMEISPQQTSSVTFMADKPGVFWYYCHWFCHALHMEMRGRMLVEKA
- a CDS encoding nitrous oxide reductase family maturation protein NosD, translated to MNRMNLTHFYSAALLVGLMLTLSPQSLAATLIVTSDQSLQTVLDNAQNGDQLQLETGVYQGNFTIDREITLIGKKGAIIDGGGQLDALRVRADNVTITNLYIRNWGRDLTATNAGIFVDKASNTLISNNYLKGDAFGIWLDNTVSSRVLGNRVEGNSELRSADRGNGIHLSTTTDAEIRGNEVWHTRDGLYILTSNNNRLEDNYLHDLRFGVHYMYSNDNRVVGNRTERTRTGYALMQSTRLTVTDNVSVNDKNYGVLLNFVTYSTVANNHVEGVQSSRALHAADRVSRKVEGADGKALFVYNSLYNTIRKNLFADSDLGIHLTAGSEDNLITLNAFVGNRQQVKYVASREQEWSDQGRGNFWSDYLGWDMDGDGMGDVAYEPNDSMDQVLWRYPLSRVLVNAPAVELLRWVQREFPVFKAQGVRDSFPLMANPVRLKSGSIKDVEQGQVMRTAEQKEVETL